A portion of the Microlunatus phosphovorus NM-1 genome contains these proteins:
- a CDS encoding enterochelin esterase domain-containing protein: MTTVVRRTPPKLPRPYPAPLISSPAIEELGAQLSAVVPEKSGVVVEEFWRRHQRRPVVTAGAGTALTVTFLWRDAYADEVLLFINRMIDEWALGDSLMRRVEGTDVWWLAYRMDPDWRASYAFLPRRRDEPTLWAAGDPVRLRQALGRGRHDPGNPVTCRNRAGVTQSVVELPGAPAQQWLAPRASTSDDEQVTSSVEVMSGPQDRRLWVHRPVCEVAADTPVILAFDGDVWNGLPGESTQDLPNTLRNLTADGLLPPTLAIMIDSGSRDQRWRDLDPSTGIGGYLADVLLPWVRERFGVRAARQEVIVMGQSLGGLVALSAGISHPDAIGAVVAQSASLWQDDLRGALGDQTLVGSRFCVQFGRQEWSLRRPNLALARLLRARGAEVSVQVHNGGHDYAWWRGAVADGLLTV, encoded by the coding sequence GTGACCACAGTGGTGAGACGTACCCCGCCGAAGCTGCCCCGGCCCTATCCGGCCCCGCTGATCAGCTCACCGGCGATCGAGGAGCTGGGCGCGCAACTGTCGGCCGTGGTGCCGGAGAAGTCCGGCGTGGTGGTCGAGGAGTTCTGGCGTCGGCACCAGCGGCGGCCGGTCGTTACCGCCGGGGCCGGTACGGCGCTGACCGTGACGTTCCTGTGGCGAGACGCGTACGCGGACGAGGTGCTGCTGTTCATCAATCGGATGATCGACGAGTGGGCCCTGGGTGACAGCCTGATGCGGCGGGTCGAGGGCACGGACGTGTGGTGGCTGGCGTACCGGATGGATCCGGACTGGCGGGCCTCGTACGCCTTCCTGCCCAGGCGTCGGGACGAGCCGACCCTGTGGGCAGCGGGCGACCCGGTGCGGCTTCGACAGGCACTCGGACGGGGTCGTCACGATCCGGGGAATCCGGTCACCTGCCGCAACCGCGCCGGGGTCACGCAATCGGTGGTCGAACTGCCGGGAGCGCCGGCGCAGCAGTGGCTGGCACCTCGGGCGTCCACGTCCGACGACGAGCAGGTGACGAGCTCGGTCGAGGTGATGAGCGGCCCGCAGGATCGCCGATTGTGGGTGCATCGACCGGTTTGCGAGGTGGCGGCAGACACCCCGGTGATCCTGGCCTTCGACGGCGACGTGTGGAACGGCCTGCCGGGGGAGAGCACCCAGGACCTCCCCAACACATTGCGGAACCTGACCGCCGATGGGCTGCTGCCGCCGACGTTGGCAATCATGATCGACTCCGGCAGCCGGGACCAGCGTTGGCGCGATCTCGATCCGTCGACCGGCATCGGCGGCTATCTGGCCGACGTGCTGCTGCCCTGGGTACGGGAGCGGTTCGGGGTGCGGGCGGCGCGCCAGGAGGTGATCGTGATGGGCCAGAGCCTCGGCGGTCTGGTGGCACTGAGTGCGGGGATCTCGCATCCGGACGCGATCGGCGCAGTGGTGGCGCAGTCGGCCTCGTTGTGGCAGGACGACCTGCGTGGCGCGCTCGGTGACCAGACGCTGGTCGGCTCGCGGTTCTGTGTCCAGTTCGGTCGCCAGGAATGGAGCCTGCGCCGACCCAACCTGGCCTTGGCGCGGCTGCTGCGGGCGCGCGGCGCGGAGGTCTCGGTGCAGGTCCATAACGGTGGGCATGACTACGCCTGGTGGCGCGGAGCGGTGGCCGACGGTCTCCTGACCGTGTGA
- a CDS encoding 4-hydroxybenzoate 3-monooxygenase, which produces MSDSFTDETQVAIIGAGPAGLILARLLQLQGVSSVVLERQSRAHVEARVRAGILEQPTVDLLREIGATWRLDREAEFHRGFYVRLDQRTNHLDFHALLGRNSCVYGQAELVKDLIADHLAADRRLLFEVSDVALAGFDVPQGLDGLQGSDDLPGQPSVTFTHDGRRQTLHCVVIAGCDGAHGVCRPAVREAAGRAGQPITVLERHYPAAWLGILARSTPPTPEGMYCVHPDGMSLHSMRGPRLSRQYLQVPANSVLDDWPDERIWAELTRRSLSTDHPPLETGQILERTLVPLRATVLERFQHGRLALAGDAAHTVPPTGAKGLNLAVADVVVLARAITALLAGTPEPYESYTATAWPRVWQAVAFSTAMTTMLHRLDDDPFEWELRRARMTALLTSTDEQRAHGELYLGLPFATDWRWTGSASSSMPNVSR; this is translated from the coding sequence GTGTCCGATTCCTTCACCGACGAGACGCAGGTCGCGATCATCGGGGCCGGTCCCGCCGGCCTGATCCTCGCCCGGCTGCTGCAGCTGCAGGGTGTCTCCTCGGTGGTGTTGGAGCGTCAATCACGCGCCCACGTGGAGGCCCGGGTGCGGGCCGGGATCCTGGAACAGCCGACGGTCGATCTGCTGCGCGAGATCGGCGCCACCTGGCGACTGGATCGCGAGGCGGAGTTCCATCGCGGCTTCTACGTCCGCTTGGATCAGCGGACCAATCATCTCGACTTCCATGCGTTGCTGGGTCGTAACAGCTGCGTGTACGGACAGGCCGAACTGGTCAAGGACCTGATCGCCGACCACCTGGCCGCCGACCGTCGGCTGCTCTTCGAGGTCTCCGACGTTGCACTCGCCGGCTTCGACGTTCCGCAGGGACTCGACGGTCTGCAGGGATCCGACGATCTGCCGGGGCAGCCGAGTGTGACCTTCACCCACGACGGCCGACGCCAGACGCTGCACTGCGTGGTGATCGCCGGCTGCGACGGCGCCCACGGGGTCTGCCGACCCGCTGTCCGCGAGGCGGCCGGGCGAGCCGGCCAACCGATCACCGTGCTCGAGCGGCACTACCCCGCCGCGTGGCTGGGAATCCTGGCCCGTAGCACGCCGCCGACACCGGAGGGGATGTATTGCGTCCATCCCGACGGGATGTCGCTGCACAGCATGCGCGGCCCACGGCTGAGCCGCCAGTATCTGCAGGTGCCCGCCAACAGCGTGCTCGACGACTGGCCGGACGAGCGGATCTGGGCCGAGCTGACCCGACGCAGCCTCAGCACCGACCATCCGCCGCTGGAGACCGGTCAGATCCTCGAGCGAACGCTGGTGCCCTTACGGGCCACGGTGCTGGAGCGGTTTCAGCACGGCCGACTCGCCCTGGCCGGCGACGCGGCACACACCGTGCCGCCGACGGGCGCGAAGGGCCTGAATCTCGCGGTCGCCGATGTCGTGGTGCTGGCCCGGGCGATCACCGCTCTGCTGGCCGGCACCCCCGAGCCGTACGAGAGCTACACCGCAACCGCATGGCCACGGGTCTGGCAGGCCGTCGCCTTCTCGACCGCGATGACGACCATGCTGCACCGGCTCGACGACGATCCGTTCGAGTGGGAGCTGCGGCGGGCGCGGATGACCGCCCTGCTGACCTCGACCGACGAGCAGCGCGCCCATGGAGAGCTCTACCTGGGACTGCCGTTCGCCACCGACTGGCGCTGGACCGGTTCGGCATCGAGCTCGATGCCGAACGTCTCGCGATAG
- a CDS encoding arylamine N-acetyltransferase family protein: protein MVPMEDCYLRRIGLSGAPEDWGPEPAESAGERLAALVAAHQAMVPFENLALHAGEPASVDPVVTLAKIVTRRRGGICYELNSALGWLLQRLGWRVAWHAGRVRGADEKYGLPLGHLALIVSAPVVSAPTSSTLAGERWLVDAGFGGDAICGPVERLVTGLDGPEAEAVVRDPDGVPVRYLLETRCRPLSDFAGMAWWHSTSPVARFTGSLVCTVTREGQRITLAGRRLKITCAGPAGGERQLVSERWIEEEAELLGIYRETFGIELDAEPVQRQSVANGSPR, encoded by the coding sequence ATGGTGCCGATGGAAGACTGCTATCTGCGCCGGATCGGCTTGTCCGGCGCTCCCGAGGATTGGGGACCAGAGCCGGCGGAGTCGGCCGGAGAGCGGCTGGCCGCGCTGGTGGCGGCCCATCAAGCGATGGTTCCGTTCGAGAATCTGGCGCTGCACGCCGGCGAGCCGGCGTCGGTCGATCCCGTGGTGACCTTGGCCAAGATCGTGACGCGACGCCGTGGCGGCATCTGCTACGAGCTCAACTCGGCCCTGGGCTGGCTGCTGCAACGTCTGGGCTGGCGGGTCGCTTGGCACGCGGGCCGGGTGCGCGGGGCGGACGAGAAGTATGGGCTGCCACTGGGCCACCTGGCGCTGATCGTCTCCGCACCGGTCGTCTCAGCACCGACCAGCTCCACTTTGGCGGGGGAGCGTTGGCTGGTCGATGCCGGCTTTGGTGGCGACGCCATCTGTGGTCCGGTGGAGCGGCTGGTGACCGGGCTGGACGGTCCGGAGGCGGAGGCGGTGGTACGCGACCCGGACGGCGTACCGGTCCGCTATCTGTTGGAGACTCGTTGTCGTCCGCTCAGTGACTTCGCCGGCATGGCGTGGTGGCACTCGACGTCGCCGGTGGCACGGTTCACCGGTTCGCTGGTGTGCACGGTGACGCGTGAGGGTCAACGGATCACCCTGGCCGGCCGCCGACTCAAGATCACCTGTGCCGGTCCAGCTGGCGGTGAGCGTCAGCTGGTCAGCGAGCGATGGATCGAGGAGGAGGCCGAACTGCTTGGCATCTATCGCGAGACGTTCGGCATCGAGCTCGATGCCGAACCGGTCCAGCGCCAGTCGGTGGCGAACGGCAGTCCCAGGTAG
- a CDS encoding 2-amino-3,7-dideoxy-D-threo-hept-6-ulosonate synthase → MTTRETSSLGKQIRLNRLFNASSGRSFIVPMDHSVAIGPLGPAGHTDAVVAELGGSGVNAVVLHKGRVRTVAPRRFTELALVVHLSASTDFAPDTTAKVLVGEVAEALRIGADAVSVHINVGSPTEARQLADLAHVAAECDRLGMPLLAMMYARGPAFEPSGTFAGQGGSTAVLSHLAAVATDLGADLVKLPWAGSVAAMREVVASSPLPVYVAGGEPKGSLADVAAFTSAVLDSGVAGLTFGRTVFAAPSPRAAARSIARLVHQPPTHLVAVESERPQWTA, encoded by the coding sequence GTGACGACCAGGGAAACATCGAGTCTGGGCAAGCAGATCCGGCTCAATCGGCTCTTCAATGCCAGCAGCGGCCGGTCCTTCATCGTGCCGATGGATCACTCGGTGGCGATCGGCCCGCTCGGTCCGGCCGGTCACACCGACGCCGTGGTCGCCGAGCTCGGCGGCTCCGGAGTCAACGCGGTCGTGCTGCACAAAGGCCGGGTACGAACGGTGGCGCCCCGCCGCTTCACCGAGCTGGCACTGGTCGTGCACCTGTCGGCGAGCACCGATTTCGCCCCTGACACCACGGCGAAGGTGCTGGTCGGCGAGGTGGCCGAGGCGTTGCGGATCGGAGCCGATGCGGTCAGCGTGCACATCAACGTCGGCTCGCCGACCGAGGCCCGCCAGCTGGCCGATCTCGCCCACGTCGCGGCGGAGTGCGATCGGTTGGGCATGCCGCTGCTCGCCATGATGTACGCGCGAGGTCCCGCGTTCGAGCCGTCCGGCACCTTCGCCGGTCAGGGCGGCAGCACCGCCGTGCTCAGCCACCTGGCCGCGGTGGCCACCGACCTCGGCGCCGACCTCGTCAAGCTGCCCTGGGCCGGTTCGGTCGCCGCGATGCGCGAGGTCGTGGCCAGCAGCCCGCTCCCGGTCTACGTGGCCGGCGGCGAGCCCAAGGGATCGCTGGCCGATGTCGCCGCCTTCACCTCAGCCGTCCTCGACAGTGGCGTCGCCGGACTCACCTTCGGCAGGACCGTCTTCGCGGCCCCCTCGCCGCGGGCAGCGGCGCGCAGCATCGCGCGCCTGGTCCATCAGCCACCGACACATCTTGTCGCCGTCGAAAGCGAGCGTCCGCAGTGGACAGCCTGA
- a CDS encoding 3-dehydroquinate synthase II family protein, with translation MDSLIVTDTVVPLPASPAHRKADGSLPTPRPRAGHFAWIDIRGLAEGERNAYLQAALHHRVDGIVSDDPAVLADLPPTVRRVLVVDSAADQVKPGAADVVIGEGTPASAEDAEGGVHVVVSDAPTLTVACQLVREVDWTLLTFTDPTKIPLEIVIAAAENSTGRTVTVVNDITDAGIVALVLEHGSDGVLLKPRSASDIATLQGLIDGTADHLELVELIVDSIEHIGIGERACIDTCSLLEPDEGVLVGSFSTGLFLSCSETHPLPYMPTRPFRWNAAAVHSYVLGPDNRTRYVSELRAGMPVLAVRSDGSVREVRIGRVKIERRPLISINAFTPDGRLINLIAQDDWHVRLLGPGGSVNNVTELTRGDRLTGYAPSASRHVGLPITEFCDER, from the coding sequence GTGGACAGCCTGATCGTCACCGATACCGTCGTACCCCTTCCTGCCAGCCCCGCCCACCGCAAGGCCGACGGTTCTCTACCCACCCCCCGTCCCAGGGCCGGCCACTTCGCCTGGATCGACATCCGCGGGCTAGCCGAGGGCGAACGGAATGCCTATCTCCAGGCCGCGCTCCATCACCGGGTGGATGGGATCGTGAGCGACGATCCGGCCGTGCTCGCCGACCTGCCGCCCACCGTGCGTCGAGTGCTCGTCGTCGACAGCGCCGCCGACCAGGTGAAGCCGGGTGCCGCGGATGTGGTCATCGGCGAGGGCACACCGGCAAGCGCCGAGGATGCCGAAGGCGGCGTTCACGTCGTGGTGTCCGATGCGCCGACCCTGACCGTCGCCTGCCAGCTGGTGCGCGAGGTCGACTGGACGCTGCTGACCTTCACCGATCCGACCAAGATCCCGCTGGAGATCGTCATCGCGGCAGCGGAGAACAGCACCGGTCGGACGGTGACCGTGGTCAACGACATCACCGATGCCGGCATCGTCGCACTGGTTCTGGAGCATGGTTCCGATGGCGTGCTGCTCAAGCCGCGCTCGGCCTCCGACATCGCCACCCTGCAGGGGCTGATCGACGGCACCGCCGACCACCTCGAGCTGGTCGAGCTGATCGTGGACAGCATCGAGCACATCGGCATCGGCGAACGGGCCTGCATCGACACCTGCTCGTTGCTGGAGCCGGACGAGGGCGTCCTGGTCGGCTCCTTCTCGACCGGACTGTTCCTGTCCTGCAGCGAGACCCACCCACTACCGTACATGCCGACCCGGCCGTTCCGCTGGAACGCGGCGGCCGTGCATTCCTATGTGCTGGGCCCGGACAACCGCACCAGGTACGTGAGCGAGCTGCGGGCCGGCATGCCGGTGCTGGCGGTGCGCTCCGACGGCTCCGTCCGCGAGGTGCGCATCGGTCGGGTGAAGATCGAGCGGCGCCCGTTGATCAGCATCAACGCCTTCACCCCCGATGGGCGATTGATCAACCTGATCGCGCAGGACGACTGGCACGTCCGACTGCTCGGACCAGGCGGCTCGGTCAACAACGTGACCGAGCTGACCAGGGGCGACCGGCTGACCGGCTATGCACCGTCGGCCTCTCGCCACGTAGGGCTGCCGATCACCGAGTTCTGTGACGAGCGCTGA
- a CDS encoding alpha/beta fold hydrolase yields MLADRSPDVGPVLGSPGRHLDAPQLLDLVDAWSSLVRARVAAAGAWRPSSRAHHPTSEGTELVRRPVAVPVTADLDSIVAILAVIDSGHPLVPDSRRELVIGTADAIVVTPAELRAAEPSDAARGGDGVGGNSAPPRPEVAPDDPAVIVFTSGSTGKPKAVVHSHAFWLNQITEARLAFALTPSDRVAQVLPVSYGAGLDVLFMALLNGAALSYYDPRQLGLRGMIEWLTIERATTLHCTPALLRSLLADLPPAGSVPGSLRRDLALSGFRLVTTCGEQAFGSDVESLRRHIGPDTVFMNWSGSSETGHLAFFRIGPGDQVPNGPLPTGVPAANKLVQIRRADGSTADDGEPGLLEVESRYLFSGYLADPELTASKLAAGPDGYRVFSMGDRAQLTDGVLQLLGRSDAAVKIRGYLVEPSEVEAALRSVDGVADAAVLVVSTPRTERGGAGYAPPDMRLAAYVSLDPSRPTLSTAGLRGALRDRLPDWMQPQTITLVAELPRNERGKIDRAALPAPAVRAGAELESPRGATERQLAALWARLVGIPAVGREQTLVELGADSLIVEQMLTTAEELFGVDLLTSDLTEHASVAAFARLVEDRVRGRSPVSVTGLSLLRPSAQDADPRDPTVFCLAGAGGHGSLFAHLAGLLDATGAVYAIQARGLEGGGRPELSVAAMVRRILALITETAPYGPLALVGHSLGGLLATEAGTRLRAQGREVILVAALDSVLPAKAVPAAARPGRAPRGLTNPGPARTPTPAKRPPGLWRSRAQVARVALGHRYPIGVHKQVHYELAARISKGYRPVRFDGPGIVVTIQENTDQPQWWDQILPDRRTMTLPCDHLGVLKPPYVQQTAALINTVLTTTRTPSPQ; encoded by the coding sequence GTGCTGGCGGACCGGTCGCCCGACGTCGGACCGGTGCTCGGCTCACCTGGCCGCCATCTCGACGCACCGCAGCTGCTCGATCTCGTGGACGCCTGGAGCTCGCTGGTGCGAGCCCGGGTGGCTGCGGCCGGTGCCTGGCGCCCCAGTTCTCGAGCCCACCACCCCACCTCCGAGGGCACCGAACTGGTCCGCCGTCCGGTCGCGGTGCCGGTCACGGCCGACCTCGACTCGATCGTCGCGATCCTGGCGGTGATCGACTCCGGTCATCCACTGGTTCCCGACAGCCGGCGCGAGCTGGTGATCGGCACCGCCGACGCGATCGTCGTCACCCCCGCGGAGTTGCGGGCAGCCGAGCCGTCGGATGCGGCTCGAGGGGGTGATGGGGTGGGAGGAAACTCAGCACCGCCCCGTCCGGAGGTCGCGCCCGACGACCCTGCGGTGATCGTCTTCACCTCCGGTTCCACCGGCAAGCCCAAGGCGGTCGTGCATTCGCACGCGTTCTGGCTCAACCAGATCACCGAGGCACGGCTGGCCTTCGCGCTGACGCCGAGCGATCGCGTCGCCCAGGTGCTGCCGGTCAGCTACGGCGCCGGTCTCGACGTGCTGTTCATGGCGCTGCTGAACGGTGCCGCGCTCAGCTACTACGATCCGCGGCAGCTGGGCCTGCGCGGCATGATCGAGTGGCTGACCATCGAACGGGCCACCACCCTGCACTGCACGCCGGCACTGCTGCGCTCGCTGCTGGCCGATCTGCCGCCCGCCGGAAGCGTGCCGGGCAGTCTGCGCCGGGATCTGGCGCTCAGCGGCTTCCGGCTGGTCACCACCTGCGGCGAGCAGGCCTTCGGCAGTGATGTCGAATCGCTGCGCCGCCACATCGGCCCGGACACGGTCTTCATGAACTGGTCGGGCTCGTCGGAGACCGGGCATCTCGCCTTCTTCCGGATCGGCCCCGGCGATCAGGTGCCGAACGGTCCGCTGCCGACCGGTGTGCCGGCCGCGAACAAGCTCGTCCAGATCCGTCGCGCCGACGGTTCCACCGCCGATGACGGCGAACCGGGTCTGCTGGAAGTGGAGTCACGCTATCTGTTCAGCGGCTATCTCGCCGATCCGGAGCTGACCGCGAGCAAGCTCGCCGCCGGACCGGACGGCTATCGGGTGTTCAGCATGGGTGACCGAGCCCAGCTGACCGACGGGGTGCTGCAGTTGCTCGGCCGAAGCGACGCCGCGGTGAAGATCCGCGGCTATCTGGTGGAGCCGTCGGAGGTCGAGGCAGCCCTGCGCTCGGTCGACGGTGTCGCCGATGCAGCCGTGCTGGTGGTCAGCACTCCGCGCACCGAGCGGGGTGGCGCGGGCTATGCCCCGCCGGACATGCGGCTGGCCGCGTACGTCTCGCTCGACCCCAGTCGCCCGACCCTGTCGACCGCGGGACTGCGAGGGGCGCTGCGCGACCGGCTGCCGGACTGGATGCAGCCCCAGACGATCACCCTGGTGGCCGAACTGCCGCGCAATGAGCGCGGCAAGATCGACCGGGCCGCATTGCCGGCTCCAGCAGTCCGTGCCGGGGCCGAGTTGGAATCTCCGCGGGGCGCCACCGAGCGGCAGCTGGCCGCGTTGTGGGCCCGGCTGGTCGGCATTCCGGCGGTGGGGCGTGAGCAGACGCTGGTGGAGCTCGGCGCCGACTCGCTGATCGTCGAGCAGATGCTGACCACGGCCGAGGAACTGTTCGGGGTCGATCTGCTCACCAGCGATCTGACCGAGCACGCCTCGGTGGCGGCTTTCGCACGCCTGGTCGAGGATCGCGTACGAGGTCGTTCGCCGGTGTCTGTCACCGGGCTGAGTCTGCTCCGGCCGTCCGCTCAGGACGCAGACCCGCGCGATCCGACCGTCTTCTGCCTTGCCGGCGCCGGCGGGCACGGCAGCCTCTTCGCCCATCTCGCCGGACTGCTCGACGCCACCGGTGCGGTCTACGCCATCCAGGCTCGTGGGCTCGAAGGCGGCGGTCGCCCGGAGCTCAGCGTCGCAGCGATGGTGCGCCGCATCCTGGCCCTGATCACCGAGACCGCTCCGTACGGCCCACTTGCGCTGGTCGGGCATTCGCTCGGTGGTCTGCTGGCCACCGAAGCGGGCACCCGGCTGCGAGCGCAAGGCCGGGAGGTGATCCTGGTCGCGGCGCTGGACAGTGTGCTGCCGGCGAAGGCCGTCCCCGCCGCAGCCCGGCCCGGTCGCGCCCCTCGTGGACTCACAAACCCGGGTCCGGCCCGGACGCCCACGCCGGCGAAGCGACCACCAGGGCTGTGGCGGTCGCGGGCCCAAGTGGCCCGAGTGGCACTCGGGCATCGCTATCCCATCGGGGTGCACAAGCAAGTGCACTACGAACTGGCCGCGCGGATCAGCAAGGGCTATCGGCCGGTGCGGTTCGACGGACCCGGAATCGTGGTGACCATCCAGGAGAACACCGACCAGCCACAGTGGTGGGACCAGATCCTGCCCGACCGCCGCACGATGACGCTGCCCTGTGACCATCTCGGGGTGCTGAAGCCGCCGTACGTGCAGCAGACCGCTGCTTTGATCAACACCGTATTGACCACGACCAGGACGCCTTCACCTCAATGA
- a CDS encoding methyltransferase domain-containing protein — MIDTGTIATLSRRVAKRLRKPPVGWVRFGSLRRTEPVSRLYGWDRGRPIDRYYIETFLTAHGSLITGAVLEIGERVYTERFGRGVTRADMLHVDQVDGATYVADLTDAAVVPSDSYDCVILTQTLHLIFDMSAALQTIRRILKPGGVLLCTVPGISQVADGDWNKTWYWSLTPRAAERLLSAHFPPEAIDVQAFGNVLSATAFLQGLADRELRPKELAVADPEYPVIVTVVARKDDVAQ; from the coding sequence ATGATCGACACAGGGACCATCGCCACCCTGTCACGCCGAGTGGCGAAGAGACTGCGCAAGCCGCCGGTCGGCTGGGTCCGTTTCGGCAGTCTGCGCCGGACCGAGCCGGTCAGCCGGCTGTACGGCTGGGACCGGGGCCGACCGATCGACCGCTACTACATCGAGACCTTCCTGACCGCCCACGGATCGCTGATCACCGGTGCGGTGCTGGAGATCGGTGAGCGGGTCTACACCGAGCGGTTCGGGCGCGGCGTCACCCGCGCCGACATGCTGCATGTCGACCAGGTCGACGGGGCCACCTATGTCGCCGATCTCACCGACGCGGCGGTGGTGCCCAGCGACAGCTACGACTGCGTGATCTTGACCCAGACCCTGCACCTGATCTTCGACATGAGTGCCGCGCTGCAGACGATTCGGCGGATCTTGAAGCCGGGCGGTGTGCTGCTGTGCACCGTCCCCGGCATCAGCCAGGTCGCCGACGGGGACTGGAACAAGACCTGGTACTGGTCGTTGACTCCGCGCGCCGCAGAACGGCTGTTGAGTGCTCACTTCCCACCGGAAGCCATCGACGTGCAAGCCTTCGGAAACGTCCTGTCAGCCACCGCATTCCTGCAGGGTCTGGCCGATCGCGAGCTCCGGCCGAAGGAACTGGCTGTCGCCGACCCCGAGTATCCGGTCATCGTCACCGTCGTGGCCCGCAAGGACGATGTCGCCCAGTAA
- a CDS encoding polysaccharide deacetylase family protein — MAAEPAEPVDHGWRADESSGRTPRQRLFSQLWGAIVVLEPAEQDAAVDHLLSWAGQSLTPPPERLPVDAEQFAALACHPLVTIGNHTLDHASLPDLQHEQQRPQVISGHRRVQELTGRSSDRFSYPFGRYAEPTRAVLQELGIAMACTSVPEPAVAGDDPLALPRLHATAMDGDQFARWLREEHRLLR; from the coding sequence GTGGCCGCCGAGCCGGCCGAGCCGGTCGACCACGGCTGGCGTGCGGACGAGTCCTCGGGCCGAACACCGCGACAGCGACTGTTCAGCCAGCTTTGGGGCGCGATCGTCGTCCTCGAACCCGCCGAGCAGGACGCAGCCGTCGATCATCTGCTGAGTTGGGCCGGACAGTCGCTCACCCCTCCGCCTGAACGGCTGCCGGTCGACGCGGAGCAGTTCGCTGCACTCGCCTGCCATCCGCTCGTCACGATCGGCAACCACACTCTCGACCATGCGTCACTGCCCGACCTGCAGCACGAGCAACAGCGCCCGCAGGTGATCAGCGGTCACCGGCGCGTCCAGGAGCTGACCGGTCGGTCCTCGGACCGGTTCTCCTATCCCTTCGGTCGATACGCGGAGCCGACTCGCGCCGTGCTGCAGGAGCTCGGCATCGCTATGGCCTGCACGAGTGTTCCGGAACCTGCGGTTGCCGGCGATGACCCGCTCGCCCTGCCACGGCTGCACGCGACGGCGATGGACGGGGATCAGTTCGCTCGTTGGCTCCGCGAGGAGCACCGGCTGCTCAGGTGA